The following coding sequences are from one Cygnus atratus isolate AKBS03 ecotype Queensland, Australia chromosome 15, CAtr_DNAZoo_HiC_assembly, whole genome shotgun sequence window:
- the EMP2 gene encoding epithelial membrane protein 2, translating to MLILLAFIIVFHITSAALLFISTIDNAWWVGDNFSTDVWRMCTTNTSTCRAITDQFREYQSIQAVQASMILSTIFCCVAFLVFILQLFRLKQGERFVLTSIIQLLSCLCVMIAASIYTDRHEELHKSNEYIPEVSEGQYGYSFVLAWIAFAFTLISGIMYLILRKRK from the exons ATGTTGATTCTTCTGGCTTTCATTATTGTGTTTCACATAacctcagcagcactgctgttcaTCTCAACTATTGACAAT gcCTGGTGGGTAGGAGATAATTTTTCTACAGATGTCTGGAGAATGTGTACCACAAACACTAGCACCTGCAGAGCTATAACTGATCAGTTCAGAG agtaTCAATCAATTCAGGCTGTTCAGGCCTCCATGATCCTCTCTACTATTTTCTGTTGCGTGgcatttctggttttcattcttCAACTCTTCCGTCTAAAGCAAGGAGAAAGATTTGTGTTAACCTCTATTATCCAGCTCCTGTCAT GTCTGTGTGTTATGATTGCAGCTTCCATTTATACAGATAGGCATGAAGAACTGCACAAGAGCAATGAATATATCCCTGAAGTTTCTGAAGGCCAATATGGCTATTCCTTCGTCTTAGCCTGGATTGCATTTGCCTTTACTCTGATCAGCGGCATTATGTACCTAATATTAAGGAAGCGTAAATAA